The Pleuronectes platessa chromosome 23, fPlePla1.1, whole genome shotgun sequence genome contains a region encoding:
- the bcl6b gene encoding B-cell lymphoma 6 protein, producing the protein MMEVLGGYRGDRDMELRPEGYVKEFTRHSHDVLLNLNELRHRNILTDFTLVVGNVHLQAHCAVLVACSGFFYSLYSRRVLLQGRGVGGSGQQLMTVSLPNSLDPSSVSLLLDFMYTSRLPLTPGVVPGVLAVATYLQMDHVAETCRDFMHLHCMENKSARHLRLELDSSVSVASVAPKGGDLPHPGPMAAAARFPLEGGGSLRQGAFPFGQPGSKEQRGGPESPLVGTPTPSPDSPARSSCQPSSPAESNTCNKSLVNDTKASPDPKACNWKKYKYIVLNPLCAATTVKEEEMDEPQNHTSPVKDATGLTAKAPAEPWSGEVPGQIDRQGQASCYEGSGRAPPLGPPPSVDPLKVPPTHKQGTVSPCTTDLEAARHNQPAIKRENFYAPYSYSGNLQGTKSTSSGEKPYRCNVCSAQFNRPANLKTHARIHSGEKPYRCDTCGARFVQVAHLRAHVLIHTGEKPYPCHTCGTRFRHLQTLKSHLRIHTGEKPYTCEKCDLHFRHKSQLRLHLRQKHGAVTNTKIRYKVLTEPYQPLLQAC; encoded by the exons ATGATGGAGGTATTGGGGGGATACAGGGGCGACAGAGACATGGAGCTGAGGCCAGAGGGATACGTGAAGGAGTTCACACGTCACTCCCACGACGTGCTGCTGAACCTGAACGAACTGAGGCACCGCAACATCCTCACCGACTTCACCCTGGTGGTTGGGAACGTGCACCTACAGGCGCACTGTGCTGTGCTCGTGGCCTGCAG TGGCTTCTTCTACTCGCTGTACTCCCGCCGTGTGCTGCTCCAAGGGCGTGGTGTCGGTGGTAGTGGGCAGCAGCTCATGACCGTGTCCCTCCCCAACTCCCTGGATCCGTCCAGCGTCTCCCTGCTGCTCGACTTCATGTACACCTCCCGCCTCCCTCTGACCCCGGGCGTTGTCCCCGGGGTGCTCGCTGTGGCGACCTACCTGCAGATGGACCACGTGGCCGAGACCTGCAGGGACTTCATGCACCTGCACTG CATGGAGAATAAAAGTGCAAGACACCTCCGATTGGAGCTGGACTCCAGTGTGTCTGTCGCCTCTGTGGCCCCTAAAGGAGGAGATCTGCCTCATCCAGGACcaatggcagcagcagcaag GTTCCCACTGGAGGGTGGGGGCTCGCTCAGGCAAGGGGCTTTCCCGTTTGGCCAGCCTGGGTCAAAGGAGCAGCGAGGGGGGCCGGAGTCGCCCCTCGTGGGCACCCCGACCCCGTCGCCGGACAGCCCTGCCCGCTCCAGCTGCCAACCCAGCTCTCCAGCCGAGTCCAACACGTGTAACAAAAGCCTTGTG AATGATACCAAAGCCTCACCGGACCCAAAGGCCTGCAACTGGAAGAAATACAAGTACATCGTCCTCAACCCTCTCTGTGCTGCGACCacggtgaaggaggaggagatggacgaACCCCAAAATCACACATCGCCCGTCAAGGACGCGACCGGCTTGACAGCCAAAGCCCCTGCAGAGCCGTGGTCTGGAGAAGTGCCCGGTCAGATTGATAG ACAGGGGCAGGCCTCCTGCTACGAGGGTTCTGGCCGAGCCCCTCCCCTCGGGCCACCCCCCTCTGTAGACCCCCTGAAGGTGCCCCCCACTCACAAGCAGGGAACAG TTTCCCCCTGCACCACTGACCTGGAAGCTGCCCGCCACAACCAGCCTGCAATCAAACGTGAGAACTTCTACGCGCCCTACTCTTACTCTGGCAACCTGCAAGGGACCAAGTCTACCAGCtcag GTGAGAAGCCGTACCGCTGCAACGTGTGCAGCGCCCAGTTCAACCGACCAGCCAACCTGAAGACCCACGCCCGCATTCactcaggagagaaaccgtACCGCTGTGACACCTGCGGCGCACGGTTTGTTCAG GTCGCCCACCTCCGGGCCCATGTCCTGATCCACACCGGCGAGAAGCCGTACCCCTGCCACACCTGCGGCACCCGCTTCCGCCACCTGCAGACCCTGAAGAGCCACCTGCGCATTCACACCGGAGAGAAGCCTTACACC tgtgaGAAGTGTGACCTGCACTTCCGCCACAAGAGCCAGCTGCGTCTTCACCTGCGGCAGAAGCACGGCGCAGTGACCAACACCAAGATCCGCTACAAGGTGCTGACCGAGCCCTACCAGCCTCTCCTGCAGGCCTGCTGA